One Bufo gargarizans isolate SCDJY-AF-19 chromosome 3, ASM1485885v1, whole genome shotgun sequence DNA segment encodes these proteins:
- the LOC122931073 gene encoding gastrula zinc finger protein XlCGF26.1-like isoform X2: MGLLMETQKLLTSLDGSSQRNPPERCPSPLYSQDCLEEKPNIALDHQDLKAENHQPLTSPDGSSQKNLPERCPSPLHSQECPEEKPNVPLVYQESDGSGSTSGLENPTSVSVTGEDRTRGSQEHLILSQCYEVENKLWTGEKTTGRRLDRMLVCSKSGKHFKQKSNLSVDERIHRDERKHVCLECGKCFTYKSVLAQHQRIHTGEKPFSCSECGKCFTYKSVLIEHQRTHTGEKPFSCPECGKCCTQKSNLVEHLRTHTGEKPFSCSECGKCFSQKLKLMEHLRTHTGEKPFSCSECGKCFTAQSNLVEHLRTHTEEKPSCSECGKCFSHKSKLMEHLRIHTGEKPFSCPQCGKCFTQKSYLVKHLRIHTGEKPFSCSECGKCFTTQSNLVVHLKTHTGEKSFSCPECEKCFSHKSKLMEHLRSHTGEKPFSCPECEKCFTQKSNLVKHLRIHTGEKSFSCLECRKYFTQKESLQKHLRIHKEEKSFSCGECGKCFRHKESLRNHQKIHTGEKPFSCSECGKCFTQKAHLVNHLRIHTGQFPAQTNPSRPLTAVIDCSGHVPDPGTSQLLFVNKTCQ, encoded by the exons ATGGGCCTCTTGATGGAGACTCAGAAGCTCCTCACATCATTAG ATGGATCCAGtcagagaaatccaccagagagatgtcctagtcctctgtattcccaggactgtctaGAGGAGAAGCCTAATATCGCACTGGATCATCAGGACCTTAAGGCAGAAAATCACCAACCCCTTACATCACCAG ATGGATCCAGTCAGAAAAATCTACCAGAGAGGTGTCCTAGTCCTCTACATTCCCAAgagtgtccagaggagaagccaaATGTCCCACTGGTTTATCAG GAAAGTGATGGAAGTGGAAGCACGAGTGGCCTGGAGAACCCCACATCAGTGTCAGTGACTG GTGAAGACCGTACTAGAGGCTCCCAGGAACATCTCATTTTATCTCAGTGCTATGAAGTAGAAAATAAATTGTGGACTGGCGAGAAAACCACTGGACGTAGATTGGATAGAATGCTTGTATGTTCTAAAAGTGGGAAACATTTTAAACAGAAATCAAATCTCTCCGTGGATGAGAGGATTCACAGAGATGAAAGAAAACACGTGTGTTTAgagtgtgggaaatgctttacctATAAATCAGTTCTTGctcaacatcagagaattcacacaggggagaagccattttcatgttccgaatgtggaaaatgttttacctaTAAATCTGTTCTCATTGAACATCAGAGAacgcacacaggggagaagccattttcatgtcctgagtGTGGGAAATGTTGTAcccagaaatcaaatcttgtggaacatctaagaacgcacacaggagagaagccattttcatgttctgagtgtgggaaatgttttagtcagaaacTGAAACTTATGGAACATCTAaggactcacacaggggagaagccattttcatgttcagaatgtgggaaatgttttacagctcaatcaaatcttgtggaacatctaagaactcacacagaagagaagccatcaTGTTCCGAGTGTGGCAAATGTTTTAGTCATAAATCAAAACTTATGGAACatctaagaattcacacaggagagaagccattctcATGCCCTcagtgtgggaaatgttttactcagaaatcatatcttgtgaaacatctaagaattcacacaggggagaaaccattttcctgttcagaatgtggaaaatgttttacaactCAATCAAATCTTGTGGTGCATCtaaaaactcacacaggagagaagtcattttcatgtccagaatgtgagaagtgtttcaGTCACAAATCAAAACTTATGGAACATCTAAGAagccacacaggggagaagccattttcatgtccagaatgtgaaaagtgttttacccagaaatcaaatcttgtaaaGCAtttaagaattcacacaggggagaagtccTTTTCATGTCTAGAATGTAGAAAATACTTTACGCAAAAAGAATCTCTTCAGAAACATCTGAGAATTCACAAAGAGGAGAAGTCATTTTCATGCggggaatgtgggaaatgctttaggcATAAAGAGTCTCTTAGGaatcatcagaaaattcacacaggagagaagccattttcatgttctgaatgtgggaagtgttttacccAGAAAGCGCATCTTGTGAATCatctaagaattcacacaggtCAATTCCCCGCACAGACCAATCCTAGTAGACCACTGACGGCGGTGATTGACTGCAGCGGTCACGTGCCAGATCCTGGAACATCACAGCTGCTGTTTGTAAACAAAACCTGTCAGTAG
- the LOC122931073 gene encoding gastrula zinc finger protein XlCGF26.1-like isoform X1: MDPVRYPPERCHSPLYSQECPEEKPNVAIDHHDLKMENRHLLTSLEGSSQRDPPERCPGHLYFQDCPEEKPNVPLDHMGLLMETQKLLTSLDGSSQRNPPERCPSPLYSQDCLEEKPNIALDHQDLKAENHQPLTSPDGSSQKNLPERCPSPLHSQECPEEKPNVPLVYQESDGSGSTSGLENPTSVSVTGEDRTRGSQEHLILSQCYEVENKLWTGEKTTGRRLDRMLVCSKSGKHFKQKSNLSVDERIHRDERKHVCLECGKCFTYKSVLAQHQRIHTGEKPFSCSECGKCFTYKSVLIEHQRTHTGEKPFSCPECGKCCTQKSNLVEHLRTHTGEKPFSCSECGKCFSQKLKLMEHLRTHTGEKPFSCSECGKCFTAQSNLVEHLRTHTEEKPSCSECGKCFSHKSKLMEHLRIHTGEKPFSCPQCGKCFTQKSYLVKHLRIHTGEKPFSCSECGKCFTTQSNLVVHLKTHTGEKSFSCPECEKCFSHKSKLMEHLRSHTGEKPFSCPECEKCFTQKSNLVKHLRIHTGEKSFSCLECRKYFTQKESLQKHLRIHKEEKSFSCGECGKCFRHKESLRNHQKIHTGEKPFSCSECGKCFTQKAHLVNHLRIHTGQFPAQTNPSRPLTAVIDCSGHVPDPGTSQLLFVNKTCQ, encoded by the exons ATGGATCCAGTCAGatatccaccagagagatgtcacagtcctctgtattcccaggaatgtccagaggagaagccaaATGTCGCAATAGATCATCATGACCTGAAGATGGAGAATCGCCATCTCCTCACATCACTGG AAGGATCCAGTCAGAGagatccaccagagagatgtcccggTCATCTGTAtttccaggactgtccagaggagaagccgAATGTCCCACTGGATCATATGGGCCTCTTGATGGAGACTCAGAAGCTCCTCACATCATTAG ATGGATCCAGtcagagaaatccaccagagagatgtcctagtcctctgtattcccaggactgtctaGAGGAGAAGCCTAATATCGCACTGGATCATCAGGACCTTAAGGCAGAAAATCACCAACCCCTTACATCACCAG ATGGATCCAGTCAGAAAAATCTACCAGAGAGGTGTCCTAGTCCTCTACATTCCCAAgagtgtccagaggagaagccaaATGTCCCACTGGTTTATCAG GAAAGTGATGGAAGTGGAAGCACGAGTGGCCTGGAGAACCCCACATCAGTGTCAGTGACTG GTGAAGACCGTACTAGAGGCTCCCAGGAACATCTCATTTTATCTCAGTGCTATGAAGTAGAAAATAAATTGTGGACTGGCGAGAAAACCACTGGACGTAGATTGGATAGAATGCTTGTATGTTCTAAAAGTGGGAAACATTTTAAACAGAAATCAAATCTCTCCGTGGATGAGAGGATTCACAGAGATGAAAGAAAACACGTGTGTTTAgagtgtgggaaatgctttacctATAAATCAGTTCTTGctcaacatcagagaattcacacaggggagaagccattttcatgttccgaatgtggaaaatgttttacctaTAAATCTGTTCTCATTGAACATCAGAGAacgcacacaggggagaagccattttcatgtcctgagtGTGGGAAATGTTGTAcccagaaatcaaatcttgtggaacatctaagaacgcacacaggagagaagccattttcatgttctgagtgtgggaaatgttttagtcagaaacTGAAACTTATGGAACATCTAaggactcacacaggggagaagccattttcatgttcagaatgtgggaaatgttttacagctcaatcaaatcttgtggaacatctaagaactcacacagaagagaagccatcaTGTTCCGAGTGTGGCAAATGTTTTAGTCATAAATCAAAACTTATGGAACatctaagaattcacacaggagagaagccattctcATGCCCTcagtgtgggaaatgttttactcagaaatcatatcttgtgaaacatctaagaattcacacaggggagaaaccattttcctgttcagaatgtggaaaatgttttacaactCAATCAAATCTTGTGGTGCATCtaaaaactcacacaggagagaagtcattttcatgtccagaatgtgagaagtgtttcaGTCACAAATCAAAACTTATGGAACATCTAAGAagccacacaggggagaagccattttcatgtccagaatgtgaaaagtgttttacccagaaatcaaatcttgtaaaGCAtttaagaattcacacaggggagaagtccTTTTCATGTCTAGAATGTAGAAAATACTTTACGCAAAAAGAATCTCTTCAGAAACATCTGAGAATTCACAAAGAGGAGAAGTCATTTTCATGCggggaatgtgggaaatgctttaggcATAAAGAGTCTCTTAGGaatcatcagaaaattcacacaggagagaagccattttcatgttctgaatgtgggaagtgttttacccAGAAAGCGCATCTTGTGAATCatctaagaattcacacaggtCAATTCCCCGCACAGACCAATCCTAGTAGACCACTGACGGCGGTGATTGACTGCAGCGGTCACGTGCCAGATCCTGGAACATCACAGCTGCTGTTTGTAAACAAAACCTGTCAGTAG